The genome window GACGACCGAAGTCTTCCAGCGCGGCCCGCGCGGCTCCCGACAGCGCACGCGGGCCCGACAGGATGGCCTGTGCTGCCTGCCCCTCGCCCGACCCGCTGTCTCGCGTCGCACCCACGTGGCGCCATCATGCCCCATTCCGACGCCGCGAGGCCTCGTGCGCCATACGCGCCTGGCTGGGAACGCCCTCCCCACGCCGTGAGGCCCCACAGGCCGTTTGCACGGTTGGGAAGCCCCTCCCACGGCGCGAGCCCTCGCACGCCTTGAGTACGGCCAGAAAAACGGTGCGTTGCTGAAGAGAGGTACCGACCCGTGCCAGTCACCGCTCGGTGGCACGTTCCCGGGCGCCAAGGAGCCCATCGCCTTCAAAACGGTGCGATGCTGGAGAAGCACCGTCCCCGTCCCCCTGCCGTGGCTCGGTGGCACAGGCCCGGAAGACGGGAAGGAGCCCATCGCCTTGAACTGGTTCGTGGAGCGGCGCGAGATGGCGGAGGTCATCCACTCCCGCTCCGGGCTCCGCGTCCAGCCGTCCACCGACGAGCGAGGCCTCTCCACCTGCCGCTCCGTGGAGGGCGGCACCGCGCATGCCTGGAGCGAGGTGACGGGAGACGACCTCCCGCCCGGTGCCCTGCCAGCGGAGGTGATACCCCGCGCGCGCGCGCTGCTCGCCCCCGGCCCCGTCCTGGGGGATGGCGGCGAAGCGGGCGCGGAGGCCGTGCGGCGGCTGGTGGATGTGGCCCGTGCCGCGGGCGCCGCGCAGTTGGACGTGCTGCTGCGCGAGGTGGAGCGCCGGACGCTCTTCGCCGATGCCGGGCATCAGGTGGAGAACCACGCCCGCTACGCCATCCTGGAGGTGAAGGCCTTCCATGCGGCCGGCGGCGCCACCACCGACCTCTGGCGCGCCACCGCCTTTCCGGACGTGGCGCACCTGCGCGCGACGCTGCCCTCACTGGAGGCCCTGGTGGACGGCCTGGTGCGCGAGCTGCGGGAGACCACGCCGTGCGTGCCCTTCCCCACCGGGACGCTGCCCATCGTCTTCCCTCCCGGCGCGGCGTCCGCCTGCTTCTTCCACGAGGTCTGCGGCCACCCGCTGGAGGGAGACGTCGTCGCGCGCGGAGGCTCGTACCTCGCGCGCCGGCTGGGACAGCGCGTCGCCGGCCCCTGGCTCTCCGTGTCGGACGACCCCACCGATGGCCACGGCGCGCTCGGCTTCGCCTGGGATGACGAGGGCCACGCCGCCCAGGCCGTGCCGCTCCTCCGAAACGGAATCGTCGGCTCGCCGATGCTCGACACCCGCAGTGCCGACGCCCTGGGCCGCCCACCCAATGGCCATGGCCGACGCGTGGACTTCCGGCACCCGCCCCTGCCCCGCATGGCCCACACCCGCGTGGAGCCCCATGAAGGCAGCCTGGAGTCGCTGCTGGCGGAGCTGCCGCAAGGGCTGCTCGTGCAGCACCTCACCCCGCGGCACATGAATCTCCTGTCGGGAGACTTCAGCTTCTACGTGGTGGAGGCGCGCGAGGTGCGGGACGGGCGCCCGGGACGGCGCGTGTCACCCGGCATCCTGGA of Pyxidicoccus xibeiensis contains these proteins:
- a CDS encoding TldD/PmbA family protein; translation: MNWFVERREMAEVIHSRSGLRVQPSTDERGLSTCRSVEGGTAHAWSEVTGDDLPPGALPAEVIPRARALLAPGPVLGDGGEAGAEAVRRLVDVARAAGAAQLDVLLREVERRTLFADAGHQVENHARYAILEVKAFHAAGGATTDLWRATAFPDVAHLRATLPSLEALVDGLVRELRETTPCVPFPTGTLPIVFPPGAASACFFHEVCGHPLEGDVVARGGSYLARRLGQRVAGPWLSVSDDPTDGHGALGFAWDDEGHAAQAVPLLRNGIVGSPMLDTRSADALGRPPNGHGRRVDFRHPPLPRMAHTRVEPHEGSLESLLAELPQGLLVQHLTPRHMNLLSGDFSFYVVEAREVRDGRPGRRVSPGILEGNGLEALASIDAVGASAVNLFATRGCRKLDHGPLPVSFGQPAVRFRGLHVRPWS